The window GCGTCGCGAATACGGCTCTCCGCCGCCGTCAGGTTTGTCCCAGTGGTCGTCAGATTTGTGACCGTGTGCTCCAGAGAGTTTTGGTACGCGCCGATCTTCGCCCGCTGTGTGGAAACCTTACCGAGCGCAGTATCCAGAATGGTGATGGCTC of the Synergistaceae bacterium genome contains:
- a CDS encoding flagellin — protein: AITILDTALGKVSTQRAKIGAYQNSLEHTVTNLTTTGTNLTAAESRIRDADMSIEMLNFTRLQILSQSGTAMLAQANQLPQSVLSLIRG